The following proteins are encoded in a genomic region of Gossypium hirsutum isolate 1008001.06 chromosome D05, Gossypium_hirsutum_v2.1, whole genome shotgun sequence:
- the LOC107906749 gene encoding protein EMSY-LIKE 3 isoform X3 produces MDYGLSDSSGTDDDLPPSHQNRFQRGGCTAAGNGRSAVIGSAPLPRMHGDMETQIHLIEQEAYCSILRAFKAQSDALTWEKESLITELRKELRVSDEEHRELLLRVNADDMIRRIREWRTASGLQPGMLSTSQPMLDPVPSPSVSGSRKKMKTSHSVASLSMGAPSPALHPSMQPSSSASRRGPMPGAKSKKSKSLMQHPSRGLPGKPQAPNRTSTGAFATNVPAEAAPYDPLIGRKVWTRWPEDNHFYEAVITDYNSVEGRHALVYDINTADETWEWVNLKEISSEDIRWEGDDPGISRRGGRPGPGRGIKKSMACGGGVAGAGRGRGSLKGQAKKDFPLMQNGVGKKVLADIEILHTDTLIKEVEKVFGASHPDSIEIEKAKKVLTEHEQALVDAIARLEGASDGESADGEHPFSQGQ; encoded by the exons ATGGACTATGGGCTTTCTGATAGCAGTG GAACAGATGATGACCTTCCTCCTTCACATCAGAACAGGTTTCAAAGAGGGGGTTGTACTGCTGCCGGGAATGGAAGATCAGCAGTTATAGGCTCTGCTCCTTTGCCTAGAATGCATGGTGACATGGAAACACAAATCCATCTCATTGAGCAGGAAGCATACTGTTCGATCTTGCGGGCCTTCAAAGCTCAATCTGATGCTTTAACTTGG GAGAAGGAAAGTTTAATTACTGAACTAAGAAAGGAGTTGAGAGTATCAGATGAGGAGCATAGGGAGCTTCTATTGAGGGTTAATGCTGATGACATGATTCGGAGGATAAG GGAATGGAGAACGGCAAGTGGCCTCCAGCCTGGAATGCTTAGTACAAGTCAGCCTATGCTTGACCCTGTACCTAGTCCTTCAGTATCAGGATCACGCAAGAAGATGAAAACATCACATTCAGTAGCTTCATTATCCATGGGTGCACCATCTCCTGCATTGCATCCATCTATGCAACCATCTTCATCAGCCTCAAGACGAGGTCCTATGCCAGGAGCAAAGAGCAAGAAGTCAAAATCT TTGATGCAGCATCCTTCCAGAGGCCTTCCTGGAAAGCCCCAGGCTCCTAATCGTACCTCAACAGGAGCATTTGCCACAAATGTACCTGCTGAAGCTGCACCATATGATCCATTAATTGGAAGGAAAGTTTGGACAAGGTGGCCTGAAGACAACCATTTCTATGAGGCCGTTATAACAGACTATAACTCAGTTGAG GGGCGGCATGCTTTGGTTTATGATATAAATACTGCGGATGAAACCTGGGAATGGGTCAATCTCAAAGAG ATATCTTCTGAAGATATTAGATGGGAAGGTGATGATCCTGGAATATCCCGTAGAGGTGGCCGCCCTGGTCCAGGCCGTGGGATTAAGAAGTCCATGGCTTGCGGTGGCGGGGTGGCTGGAGCTGGAAGAGGTAGGGGGAGTTTAAAGGGTCAGGCTAAAAAAGATTTTCCTTTGATGCAAAATGGTGTTGGAAAAAAGGTTTTGGCGGATATTGAGATACTTCATACAGATACTCTAATTAAGGAG GTGGAAAAAGTTTTTGGTGCAAGCCACCCTGATTCCATAGAaattgagaaagcaaagaaagtgCTGACA GAGCATGAACAAGCCCTAGTGGATGCAATTGCGAGACTTGAAGGTGCATCTGACGGTGAAAGTG CAGATGGAGAGCATCCGTTCTCACAAGGACAGTAA
- the LOC107906749 gene encoding protein EMSY-LIKE 3 isoform X4, translated as MDYGLSDSSGTDDDLPPSHQNRFQRGGCTAAGNGRSAVIGSAPLPRMHGDMETQIHLIEQEAYCSILRAFKAQSDALTWEKESLITELRKELRVSDEEHRELLLRVNADDMIRRIREWRTASGLQPGMLSTSQPMLDPVPSPSVSGSRKKMKTSHSVASLSMGAPSPALHPSMQPSSSASRRGPMPGAKSKKSKSLMQHPSRGLPGKPQAPNRTSTGAFATNVPAEAAPYDPLIGRKVWTRWPEDNHFYEAVITDYNSVEGRHALVYDINTADETWEWVNLKEISSEDIRWEGDDPGISRRGGRPGPGRGIKKSMACGGGVAGAGRGRGSLKGQAKKDFPLMQNGVGKKVLADIEILHTDTLIKEVEKVFGASHPDSIEIEKAKKVLTEHEQALVDAIARLEGASDGESDGEHPFSQGQ; from the exons ATGGACTATGGGCTTTCTGATAGCAGTG GAACAGATGATGACCTTCCTCCTTCACATCAGAACAGGTTTCAAAGAGGGGGTTGTACTGCTGCCGGGAATGGAAGATCAGCAGTTATAGGCTCTGCTCCTTTGCCTAGAATGCATGGTGACATGGAAACACAAATCCATCTCATTGAGCAGGAAGCATACTGTTCGATCTTGCGGGCCTTCAAAGCTCAATCTGATGCTTTAACTTGG GAGAAGGAAAGTTTAATTACTGAACTAAGAAAGGAGTTGAGAGTATCAGATGAGGAGCATAGGGAGCTTCTATTGAGGGTTAATGCTGATGACATGATTCGGAGGATAAG GGAATGGAGAACGGCAAGTGGCCTCCAGCCTGGAATGCTTAGTACAAGTCAGCCTATGCTTGACCCTGTACCTAGTCCTTCAGTATCAGGATCACGCAAGAAGATGAAAACATCACATTCAGTAGCTTCATTATCCATGGGTGCACCATCTCCTGCATTGCATCCATCTATGCAACCATCTTCATCAGCCTCAAGACGAGGTCCTATGCCAGGAGCAAAGAGCAAGAAGTCAAAATCT TTGATGCAGCATCCTTCCAGAGGCCTTCCTGGAAAGCCCCAGGCTCCTAATCGTACCTCAACAGGAGCATTTGCCACAAATGTACCTGCTGAAGCTGCACCATATGATCCATTAATTGGAAGGAAAGTTTGGACAAGGTGGCCTGAAGACAACCATTTCTATGAGGCCGTTATAACAGACTATAACTCAGTTGAG GGGCGGCATGCTTTGGTTTATGATATAAATACTGCGGATGAAACCTGGGAATGGGTCAATCTCAAAGAG ATATCTTCTGAAGATATTAGATGGGAAGGTGATGATCCTGGAATATCCCGTAGAGGTGGCCGCCCTGGTCCAGGCCGTGGGATTAAGAAGTCCATGGCTTGCGGTGGCGGGGTGGCTGGAGCTGGAAGAGGTAGGGGGAGTTTAAAGGGTCAGGCTAAAAAAGATTTTCCTTTGATGCAAAATGGTGTTGGAAAAAAGGTTTTGGCGGATATTGAGATACTTCATACAGATACTCTAATTAAGGAG GTGGAAAAAGTTTTTGGTGCAAGCCACCCTGATTCCATAGAaattgagaaagcaaagaaagtgCTGACA GAGCATGAACAAGCCCTAGTGGATGCAATTGCGAGACTTGAAGGTGCATCTGACGGTGAAAGTG ATGGAGAGCATCCGTTCTCACAAGGACAGTAA
- the LOC107906749 gene encoding protein EMSY-LIKE 3 isoform X5, whose protein sequence is MDYGLSDSSGTDDDLPPSHQNRFQRGGCTAAGNGRSAVIGSAPLPRMHGDMETQIHLIEQEAYCSILRAFKAQSDALTWEKESLITELRKELRVSDEEHRELLLRVNADDMIRRIREWRTASGLQPGMLSTSQPMLDPVPSPSVSGSRKKMKTSHSVASLSMGAPSPALHPSMQPSSSASRRGPMPGAKSKKSKSHPSRGLPGKPQAPNRTSTGAFATNVPAEAAPYDPLIGRKVWTRWPEDNHFYEAVITDYNSVEGRHALVYDINTADETWEWVNLKEISSEDIRWEGDDPGISRRGGRPGPGRGIKKSMACGGGVAGAGRGRGSLKGQAKKDFPLMQNGVGKKVLADIEILHTDTLIKEVEKVFGASHPDSIEIEKAKKVLTEHEQALVDAIARLEGASDGESADGEHPFSQGQ, encoded by the exons ATGGACTATGGGCTTTCTGATAGCAGTG GAACAGATGATGACCTTCCTCCTTCACATCAGAACAGGTTTCAAAGAGGGGGTTGTACTGCTGCCGGGAATGGAAGATCAGCAGTTATAGGCTCTGCTCCTTTGCCTAGAATGCATGGTGACATGGAAACACAAATCCATCTCATTGAGCAGGAAGCATACTGTTCGATCTTGCGGGCCTTCAAAGCTCAATCTGATGCTTTAACTTGG GAGAAGGAAAGTTTAATTACTGAACTAAGAAAGGAGTTGAGAGTATCAGATGAGGAGCATAGGGAGCTTCTATTGAGGGTTAATGCTGATGACATGATTCGGAGGATAAG GGAATGGAGAACGGCAAGTGGCCTCCAGCCTGGAATGCTTAGTACAAGTCAGCCTATGCTTGACCCTGTACCTAGTCCTTCAGTATCAGGATCACGCAAGAAGATGAAAACATCACATTCAGTAGCTTCATTATCCATGGGTGCACCATCTCCTGCATTGCATCCATCTATGCAACCATCTTCATCAGCCTCAAGACGAGGTCCTATGCCAGGAGCAAAGAGCAAGAAGTCAAAATCT CATCCTTCCAGAGGCCTTCCTGGAAAGCCCCAGGCTCCTAATCGTACCTCAACAGGAGCATTTGCCACAAATGTACCTGCTGAAGCTGCACCATATGATCCATTAATTGGAAGGAAAGTTTGGACAAGGTGGCCTGAAGACAACCATTTCTATGAGGCCGTTATAACAGACTATAACTCAGTTGAG GGGCGGCATGCTTTGGTTTATGATATAAATACTGCGGATGAAACCTGGGAATGGGTCAATCTCAAAGAG ATATCTTCTGAAGATATTAGATGGGAAGGTGATGATCCTGGAATATCCCGTAGAGGTGGCCGCCCTGGTCCAGGCCGTGGGATTAAGAAGTCCATGGCTTGCGGTGGCGGGGTGGCTGGAGCTGGAAGAGGTAGGGGGAGTTTAAAGGGTCAGGCTAAAAAAGATTTTCCTTTGATGCAAAATGGTGTTGGAAAAAAGGTTTTGGCGGATATTGAGATACTTCATACAGATACTCTAATTAAGGAG GTGGAAAAAGTTTTTGGTGCAAGCCACCCTGATTCCATAGAaattgagaaagcaaagaaagtgCTGACA GAGCATGAACAAGCCCTAGTGGATGCAATTGCGAGACTTGAAGGTGCATCTGACGGTGAAAGTG CAGATGGAGAGCATCCGTTCTCACAAGGACAGTAA
- the LOC107906749 gene encoding protein EMSY-LIKE 3 isoform X6: protein MDYGLSDSSGTDDDLPPSHQNRFQRGGCTAAGNGRSAVIGSAPLPRMHGDMETQIHLIEQEAYCSILRAFKAQSDALTWEKESLITELRKELRVSDEEHRELLLRVNADDMIRRIREWRTASGLQPGMLSTSQPMLDPVPSPSVSGSRKKMKTSHSVASLSMGAPSPALHPSMQPSSSASRRGPMPGAKSKKSKSHPSRGLPGKPQAPNRTSTGAFATNVPAEAAPYDPLIGRKVWTRWPEDNHFYEAVITDYNSVEGRHALVYDINTADETWEWVNLKEISSEDIRWEGDDPGISRRGGRPGPGRGIKKSMACGGGVAGAGRGRGSLKGQAKKDFPLMQNGVGKKVLADIEILHTDTLIKEVEKVFGASHPDSIEIEKAKKVLTEHEQALVDAIARLEGASDGESDGEHPFSQGQ, encoded by the exons ATGGACTATGGGCTTTCTGATAGCAGTG GAACAGATGATGACCTTCCTCCTTCACATCAGAACAGGTTTCAAAGAGGGGGTTGTACTGCTGCCGGGAATGGAAGATCAGCAGTTATAGGCTCTGCTCCTTTGCCTAGAATGCATGGTGACATGGAAACACAAATCCATCTCATTGAGCAGGAAGCATACTGTTCGATCTTGCGGGCCTTCAAAGCTCAATCTGATGCTTTAACTTGG GAGAAGGAAAGTTTAATTACTGAACTAAGAAAGGAGTTGAGAGTATCAGATGAGGAGCATAGGGAGCTTCTATTGAGGGTTAATGCTGATGACATGATTCGGAGGATAAG GGAATGGAGAACGGCAAGTGGCCTCCAGCCTGGAATGCTTAGTACAAGTCAGCCTATGCTTGACCCTGTACCTAGTCCTTCAGTATCAGGATCACGCAAGAAGATGAAAACATCACATTCAGTAGCTTCATTATCCATGGGTGCACCATCTCCTGCATTGCATCCATCTATGCAACCATCTTCATCAGCCTCAAGACGAGGTCCTATGCCAGGAGCAAAGAGCAAGAAGTCAAAATCT CATCCTTCCAGAGGCCTTCCTGGAAAGCCCCAGGCTCCTAATCGTACCTCAACAGGAGCATTTGCCACAAATGTACCTGCTGAAGCTGCACCATATGATCCATTAATTGGAAGGAAAGTTTGGACAAGGTGGCCTGAAGACAACCATTTCTATGAGGCCGTTATAACAGACTATAACTCAGTTGAG GGGCGGCATGCTTTGGTTTATGATATAAATACTGCGGATGAAACCTGGGAATGGGTCAATCTCAAAGAG ATATCTTCTGAAGATATTAGATGGGAAGGTGATGATCCTGGAATATCCCGTAGAGGTGGCCGCCCTGGTCCAGGCCGTGGGATTAAGAAGTCCATGGCTTGCGGTGGCGGGGTGGCTGGAGCTGGAAGAGGTAGGGGGAGTTTAAAGGGTCAGGCTAAAAAAGATTTTCCTTTGATGCAAAATGGTGTTGGAAAAAAGGTTTTGGCGGATATTGAGATACTTCATACAGATACTCTAATTAAGGAG GTGGAAAAAGTTTTTGGTGCAAGCCACCCTGATTCCATAGAaattgagaaagcaaagaaagtgCTGACA GAGCATGAACAAGCCCTAGTGGATGCAATTGCGAGACTTGAAGGTGCATCTGACGGTGAAAGTG ATGGAGAGCATCCGTTCTCACAAGGACAGTAA
- the LOC107906749 gene encoding protein EMSY-LIKE 3 isoform X1, which produces MDYGLSDSSGTDDDLPPSHQNRFQRGGCTAAGNGRSAVIGSAPLPRMHGDMETQIHLIEQEAYCSILRAFKAQSDALTWEKESLITELRKELRVSDEEHRELLLRVNADDMIRRIREWRTASGLQPGMLSTSQPMLDPVPSPSVSGSRKKMKTSHSVASLSMGAPSPALHPSMQPSSSASRRGPMPGAKSKKSKSLMQHPSRGLPGKPQAPNRTSTGAFATNVPAEAAPYDPLIGRKVWTRWPEDNHFYEAVITDYNSVEGRHALVYDINTADETWEWVNLKEISSEDIRWEGDDPGISRRGGRPGPGRGIKKSMACGGGVAGAGRGRGSLKGQAKKDFPLMQNGVGKKVLADIEILHTDTLIKEVEKVFGASHPDSIEIEKAKKVLTEHEQALVDAIARLEGASDGESVCIRMKGRVQINLYGIASVLSLLPHYLTCQVTAPPATSTAAR; this is translated from the exons ATGGACTATGGGCTTTCTGATAGCAGTG GAACAGATGATGACCTTCCTCCTTCACATCAGAACAGGTTTCAAAGAGGGGGTTGTACTGCTGCCGGGAATGGAAGATCAGCAGTTATAGGCTCTGCTCCTTTGCCTAGAATGCATGGTGACATGGAAACACAAATCCATCTCATTGAGCAGGAAGCATACTGTTCGATCTTGCGGGCCTTCAAAGCTCAATCTGATGCTTTAACTTGG GAGAAGGAAAGTTTAATTACTGAACTAAGAAAGGAGTTGAGAGTATCAGATGAGGAGCATAGGGAGCTTCTATTGAGGGTTAATGCTGATGACATGATTCGGAGGATAAG GGAATGGAGAACGGCAAGTGGCCTCCAGCCTGGAATGCTTAGTACAAGTCAGCCTATGCTTGACCCTGTACCTAGTCCTTCAGTATCAGGATCACGCAAGAAGATGAAAACATCACATTCAGTAGCTTCATTATCCATGGGTGCACCATCTCCTGCATTGCATCCATCTATGCAACCATCTTCATCAGCCTCAAGACGAGGTCCTATGCCAGGAGCAAAGAGCAAGAAGTCAAAATCT TTGATGCAGCATCCTTCCAGAGGCCTTCCTGGAAAGCCCCAGGCTCCTAATCGTACCTCAACAGGAGCATTTGCCACAAATGTACCTGCTGAAGCTGCACCATATGATCCATTAATTGGAAGGAAAGTTTGGACAAGGTGGCCTGAAGACAACCATTTCTATGAGGCCGTTATAACAGACTATAACTCAGTTGAG GGGCGGCATGCTTTGGTTTATGATATAAATACTGCGGATGAAACCTGGGAATGGGTCAATCTCAAAGAG ATATCTTCTGAAGATATTAGATGGGAAGGTGATGATCCTGGAATATCCCGTAGAGGTGGCCGCCCTGGTCCAGGCCGTGGGATTAAGAAGTCCATGGCTTGCGGTGGCGGGGTGGCTGGAGCTGGAAGAGGTAGGGGGAGTTTAAAGGGTCAGGCTAAAAAAGATTTTCCTTTGATGCAAAATGGTGTTGGAAAAAAGGTTTTGGCGGATATTGAGATACTTCATACAGATACTCTAATTAAGGAG GTGGAAAAAGTTTTTGGTGCAAGCCACCCTGATTCCATAGAaattgagaaagcaaagaaagtgCTGACA GAGCATGAACAAGCCCTAGTGGATGCAATTGCGAGACTTGAAGGTGCATCTGACGGTGAAAGTG TTTGCATAAGAATGAAAGGAAGGGTTCAAATTAACTTGTATGGCATAGCTTCTGTCTTAAGCCTGCTGCCACATTATTTAACTTGTCAAGTAACTGCTCCACCTGCAACATCAACAGCAGCAAGATGA
- the LOC107906749 gene encoding protein EMSY-LIKE 3 isoform X2, translating into MDYGLSDSSGTDDDLPPSHQNRFQRGGCTAAGNGRSAVIGSAPLPRMHGDMETQIHLIEQEAYCSILRAFKAQSDALTWEKESLITELRKELRVSDEEHRELLLRVNADDMIRRIREWRTASGLQPGMLSTSQPMLDPVPSPSVSGSRKKMKTSHSVASLSMGAPSPALHPSMQPSSSASRRGPMPGAKSKKSKSHPSRGLPGKPQAPNRTSTGAFATNVPAEAAPYDPLIGRKVWTRWPEDNHFYEAVITDYNSVEGRHALVYDINTADETWEWVNLKEISSEDIRWEGDDPGISRRGGRPGPGRGIKKSMACGGGVAGAGRGRGSLKGQAKKDFPLMQNGVGKKVLADIEILHTDTLIKEVEKVFGASHPDSIEIEKAKKVLTEHEQALVDAIARLEGASDGESVCIRMKGRVQINLYGIASVLSLLPHYLTCQVTAPPATSTAAR; encoded by the exons ATGGACTATGGGCTTTCTGATAGCAGTG GAACAGATGATGACCTTCCTCCTTCACATCAGAACAGGTTTCAAAGAGGGGGTTGTACTGCTGCCGGGAATGGAAGATCAGCAGTTATAGGCTCTGCTCCTTTGCCTAGAATGCATGGTGACATGGAAACACAAATCCATCTCATTGAGCAGGAAGCATACTGTTCGATCTTGCGGGCCTTCAAAGCTCAATCTGATGCTTTAACTTGG GAGAAGGAAAGTTTAATTACTGAACTAAGAAAGGAGTTGAGAGTATCAGATGAGGAGCATAGGGAGCTTCTATTGAGGGTTAATGCTGATGACATGATTCGGAGGATAAG GGAATGGAGAACGGCAAGTGGCCTCCAGCCTGGAATGCTTAGTACAAGTCAGCCTATGCTTGACCCTGTACCTAGTCCTTCAGTATCAGGATCACGCAAGAAGATGAAAACATCACATTCAGTAGCTTCATTATCCATGGGTGCACCATCTCCTGCATTGCATCCATCTATGCAACCATCTTCATCAGCCTCAAGACGAGGTCCTATGCCAGGAGCAAAGAGCAAGAAGTCAAAATCT CATCCTTCCAGAGGCCTTCCTGGAAAGCCCCAGGCTCCTAATCGTACCTCAACAGGAGCATTTGCCACAAATGTACCTGCTGAAGCTGCACCATATGATCCATTAATTGGAAGGAAAGTTTGGACAAGGTGGCCTGAAGACAACCATTTCTATGAGGCCGTTATAACAGACTATAACTCAGTTGAG GGGCGGCATGCTTTGGTTTATGATATAAATACTGCGGATGAAACCTGGGAATGGGTCAATCTCAAAGAG ATATCTTCTGAAGATATTAGATGGGAAGGTGATGATCCTGGAATATCCCGTAGAGGTGGCCGCCCTGGTCCAGGCCGTGGGATTAAGAAGTCCATGGCTTGCGGTGGCGGGGTGGCTGGAGCTGGAAGAGGTAGGGGGAGTTTAAAGGGTCAGGCTAAAAAAGATTTTCCTTTGATGCAAAATGGTGTTGGAAAAAAGGTTTTGGCGGATATTGAGATACTTCATACAGATACTCTAATTAAGGAG GTGGAAAAAGTTTTTGGTGCAAGCCACCCTGATTCCATAGAaattgagaaagcaaagaaagtgCTGACA GAGCATGAACAAGCCCTAGTGGATGCAATTGCGAGACTTGAAGGTGCATCTGACGGTGAAAGTG TTTGCATAAGAATGAAAGGAAGGGTTCAAATTAACTTGTATGGCATAGCTTCTGTCTTAAGCCTGCTGCCACATTATTTAACTTGTCAAGTAACTGCTCCACCTGCAACATCAACAGCAGCAAGATGA